CGCTGGATGTTTCTGCAGTAAAATCCTCTCTTGCTTGAGGTAATGTAGTCGATTCAGACTTTATTTCCTTTGGTTGTTCACTATTGTCATGGAAAGGAATTTTATTTAGTTCAGATTTTTGTTGGTCTGGCTTCCCATATTGGTAGAATGGACCATGGAATTCAATTGATTCAGATTCTGGTTGTTTCATCACTTTCCTGTAATTATAAAATGGAGGACGGAATTCATTTGAATCATATTCTTGTTGCTTCAGCTTCTCGTAAGTGTAGAATGGAGGGAGATATTCATTTGATTTAGATTCTTGCTGATTCAGCTTCCCGTAATTGTAGAATGGAGGGCGGAATGCATTTGATTCAAATTCTTGCTGCTTCAGCTTTCCATAATTGTAGAATGGAAGACGGAATTCATTTGAATCAGATTTTTGCTGTTTCAACTTCCCATAATTGTAGAATGGAGGGCGGACTTCATTTGATTCAGATTCTTGCTGTTTCAGCTTCCCGTAATTGTAGAATGGAAGGCGAAATTCATTTGATTCAGATTCTTGCTGATTCAGCTTCCCGTAATTGTAGAATGGAGGGCGGAATGCATTTGATTCAGATTCTTGTTGATTCAGCTTCCCATAATTGTAGAATGGAGGACGGAATGCATTTGATTCAGATTCTTGCTGATTCAGCTTCCCGTAATTGTAAAATGGAGGGCGGAATGCATTTGATTTAGATTCTTGTTGTTTCAAATTCTTGTAATGGTAGAATGGAGGACGGAATTCATTTGAATAAGATTCTTGCTGTTTCAGCTTCCCGTAATTATAGAATGGAGGACGGAATACATTTGATTTAGATTCTTGCTGTTTTAGATTCCCATAATAGTAAAATGGAAGGCGAAATACATTTGATTCAGATTCTTGCTGTTTTAAGTCCCCGTAATTGTTGACGAAAGGAGCTGTATTTAATTCATGTTCTTTCTTTATC
The Humulus lupulus chromosome 6, drHumLupu1.1, whole genome shotgun sequence DNA segment above includes these coding regions:
- the LOC133782123 gene encoding repetitive proline-rich cell wall protein 1-like, with protein sequence MKSRRAISLAILGVVLLCMMSTIESRNLLVKILNVNPEEMTTFQEESKLDVRPIDYINHEEPLIKKEHELNTAPFVNNYGDLKQQESESNVFRLPFYYYGNLKQQESKSNVFRPPFYNYGKLKQQESYSNEFRPPFYHYKNLKQQESKSNAFRPPFYNYGKLNQQESESNAFRPPFYNYGKLNQQESESNAFRPPFYNYGKLNQQESESNEFRLPFYNYGKLKQQESESNEVRPPFYNYGKLKQQKSDSNEFRLPFYNYGKLKQQEFESNAFRPPFYNYGKLNQQESKSNEYLPPFYTYEKLKQQEYDSNEFRPPFYNYRKVMKQPESESIEFHGPFYQYGKPDQQKSELNKIPFHDNSEQPKEIKSESTTLPQAREDFTAETSSVTKLGHAEA